The window GCAACGCAGACAAGAATGTCACTTTGATGCATTCCATCATTTTTAATTGCTCACTACTGCGCAATCTAATCAGCGCAGCTAATGGCAAAATAAATCCATAAGCGACTAAAATCCCTAAAAATGTCCCGACCATCGCGTGGGCAATTAACGCACCGAGTTCACCCGCAGGTCTGTCCGCCGATCCCAGTGCATTTACGACACCTAGTACGGCCGCCACAATACCAAATGCGGGCATAGAATCGCCGACCATATTTAAACCCGAAGCAGGTACTTCATTTTCTTGACGAAAAGTTTCGAGTTCTTCATCCATTAAGGCTTCAATTTCATGGCTTTGTAAATTACTGCTCACCATTAAGCGTAGGTAATCCACAATAAACATCATGGTAGGCACATCTTTGAGAATACGGGGGTATTGAGAGAAAATTTCACTTTCTTTCGGATTCTCAATGTCTTTCTCTAACGCAAGTAGCCCTTGCTGACGAGATTTATTGAGTAGCTGAAATAACAATGCCATCAAATCCATTGACATTGCTTTATTGTATGAAGAACGGCGGAAAAGTTTCGGTAATACTTTACATAGGGCGATAATGGATTTACCGCTGTTACCAACGACAAAAGCCCCTAGACCAGCCCCTAATATAATGACGAATTCAGCGGGTTGATATAGCGCACCTAAATGGCCCCCGACCATGATATAACCGCCAATAACCGCTACTGTAACAATGAGATACCCGATGAGTATTAACACAATATTCCCTTTCACTCCGTTGGTTAACAGATGGCAGTCAAAGGGAATATTAGGAATAACAGGCAAAACCTTGCCTGCTGACCAAATCAATCCAATTACATTACCGCTTTAGTAATGCCATCCTGTCGATATAGCGTAATATCGGCGAGATGCTCGGAAAGTTTACGTTTTTTTATTGCTCTTGATGGTGGTTGGCACAAACTACAGGTAAAACTGTTTTCAGGAATGTGCGCATAAGTGATAAACGAACCTTGGCAGCAACTGCATTTTGAACTTTGCAACATGCCACTTTCAACAAAACGGACAAGTGTCCAAGCGCGCGTTAATGCTAATAAAGGTTCATCACCGGGCTCTGGAATACATTGTTCTAGATACAAACGGTAAGCTTTTAAGATGGCATCAACGCCTTGGCAATGGCCACTTTGCAGTAAAAACTGATAGGCATTATAAAACATGGATGAATGAATATTCTGCTCCCATGTCATAAACCAATCTGTCGAAAATGGCAGCATACCTTTTGGTGGTGGACAGCCTCTCAGTTCCTTATATAACCGAACTAAACGACCACGGCTAATTTGGGTTTCACTTTCTAACATTTGCAGGCGAGCGCCTAAAGAAATTAATTCCATGGCTAAGCGAATATCATTCGCTTCTTGGACAATACTTTTTTCAGCTACGGTACTCATCTTTTTCTCGCTATATCAGTGTCGTCTTGATTATGCGCTTGCAATAATCGGGTCGAAAGGAGGATACCTGTATGAATTTGTTGTAATTCATCAACCCTAGAATCACGGGTTAGCTTTTTAATTGTTTCGCTGTTCTCAAATCTAAACTGGCAGATTAGCTGGTTTGTTTCTGCCAATTTAACCAATTGAGGAAGCGTAAGGTCTGCTAAAGTTGTCGCCATTGCATCAGAGATACCTAAACGGAACATCGCAGAGGCTTTCTCTTGAGAGATGAGTTTTTGGGCTAATAGCAAATATG of the Providencia rettgeri genome contains:
- the flhC gene encoding flagellar transcriptional regulator FlhC, which gives rise to MSTVAEKSIVQEANDIRLAMELISLGARLQMLESETQISRGRLVRLYKELRGCPPPKGMLPFSTDWFMTWEQNIHSSMFYNAYQFLLQSGHCQGVDAILKAYRLYLEQCIPEPGDEPLLALTRAWTLVRFVESGMLQSSKCSCCQGSFITYAHIPENSFTCSLCQPPSRAIKKRKLSEHLADITLYRQDGITKAVM
- the flhD gene encoding flagellar transcriptional regulator FlhD encodes the protein MSSTTDFLKHIYDINLSYLLLAQKLISQEKASAMFRLGISDAMATTLADLTLPQLVKLAETNQLICQFRFENSETIKKLTRDSRVDELQQIHTGILLSTRLLQAHNQDDTDIARKR
- the motA gene encoding flagellar motor stator protein MotA — its product is MLILIGYLIVTVAVIGGYIMVGGHLGALYQPAEFVIILGAGLGAFVVGNSGKSIIALCKVLPKLFRRSSYNKAMSMDLMALLFQLLNKSRQQGLLALEKDIENPKESEIFSQYPRILKDVPTMMFIVDYLRLMVSSNLQSHEIEALMDEELETFRQENEVPASGLNMVGDSMPAFGIVAAVLGVVNALGSADRPAGELGALIAHAMVGTFLGILVAYGFILPLAALIRLRSSEQLKMMECIKVTFLSALQGYAPQIAVEFGRKVLFSADRPSFVELEDRVREVKVGARSQETTEE